The genomic window TATTTTAATTTAGCTGTAAAATAGGATGAGGCGCTTATGTAGTAATTAAATGTACATAGGTGCCATTTTTCGCCAATAATGGGGGCGGTGTGCATTGCTCTCCCAGGTATGAAACTGATTGGGTATACCTTTCTCCCATAGCAGACTGCTTAGGTGCTGGTTTCCGCTTAGAAATGGATCCGTTTCACCTACGGCAAGAATAATTTCCATGTTTCTAACTGCTGATAGCAATCGATCGTCGTTTAGGTTAGCAATATACTGCGCTGGCATATTAAAATAAACCTTTTCGTCGTGAAACCCGTTAAGCAGGTCTCTAAAATCGCCTATATTGTCTGTAAGGTCATATCTTCCACTTATACCAACGGCTTTTTTAAATAACCAGGGGTATTTCATAGCCAGGTTTATAGCATGGTAAGCGCCCATGCTACAGCCAGCAGTTTCTATGTAATCGCCATCATTTTTCTCATAGATAAGCGATAATACTTCTTCGAGGAGATATTTTTCGTATTGTAAATGCCGATCTATCCTTACCGATGGAAAAACCTCATCATTATAAAAACTCTCTCCATCTATGCTGTCCACACAGAAAATTTGAAGTTCACCATTTTCAATCCGCGCACTTAAAGAAGCTATAATTCCCCAGTTTTCGTAATCGTAAAACCTGGCCATACGGGTAGGAAAAAAGATAACTGCTCTTCCGGCATGACCGAAAACCAATAGTTCCATATCCCGTTGAAGATTACGACTGAACCATTTATGATATTCCCTGTTCATTGGCTTCAATTCTTTTGCGGAAAATTAACGCTTACATGTTATCGGGATATTAATTGCGCGTAATGATTAACCTAATTTTTCTCTAACAGTAGTTGCCCATAAACGATAACCTTCTTCACTCAGATGAAGTCCGTCATGATCGTAAAGTTCAGGGTTTGGGTTGCCTTCTTTGTTGAGCATTTTCTTAAATACATCAATAAATTTCCAATTGCTATTGAGTTTAATAATTTCGCTTTCGATGAGGTTATTGGTATATCTAAACTGATCGGCCATTTGCCAGCGGGTAAGACTGGGTTTTAGCGATATAAAATAACAGGGCAGTATGCCAAACCGCTGGTTCACTTTAACCATTAACTGCTGGAAAAAGATAAATATCTCCTCAGGGTTTCTACCGTCGCCAAGGTCGTTATCACCTGCATATACCACAAGTGCCTTTGGCCTGTAGTCTATCATAATCCGCTCAAAAAACCATACACATGCTGCCAATGTAGAGCCGCCAAAGCCTAAATTCGTTACTTTCATATAATCAAAATCATCTTCGAGACTATTCCACAACCGGATAGATGAACTACCATAGAAAATAACACCAGAATGCTCCCGATCTAAGCAATGCGCTCTTTCCAATTGTTTAACTTCTTCTTCGTACCAGTACATATGGTTAAAGATAAAAAGATCTGCCTGTTGAAGGAATGTATTGTATGTTAAGTTTATGTTATTAGGTGTTGGTTTGTTGGTTCATTAGTCATTAGTTCATTGATCATTTGTTCATGCGTATTGCTCAATTTTACAGGAGCTCAAAACTTAATGCCCTAAACTTCTTAATGATGAAATAAATAAGATTTAAGGGTTTTACCATTAAGGCAATAATAACATTAAGGTTAAATCTGCCTGATCTTAATGCCCTAAATTTCTTAATGATGAAATAAATAAGATTTAAGGGTTTTACCATTAAGGCAATAATAACATTAAGGTTAAATCTGCCTGATCTTAATGCCCTAAATTTCTTAATGATGAAATAAATAAGATTTAAGGGCATTAAGGCAATAATAACATTAAGGTTAAATCTGCCTGATCTTAATGCCCTAAATTTCTTAATGATGAAATAAATAAGATTTAAGGGTTTTACCATTAAGGCAATAATAACATTAAGGTTAAATCTGCCTGATCTTAATGCCCTAAACTTCTTAATGATGAAATAAATAGGGTTTAAGGGTTTTACCATTAAGGCAATAAGAACATTAAGTTTGAATTAACGCCCTTAAATTAATAAAATCACTAAATTGTTTCGGGCTGTCCCATTTTTTTTAGGATGCGGTAATGGGAGCGAAGTGCCGATAAGAAAGTGCTGTTTTCATGATAGGGCAATCCAAATTCCAGAGCGGTTTGTTTTACAATAATGGAGATCCTACCATAATGAACATGGCATATTTTAGGGAAAAGGTGGTGTTCTATCTGCCGGTTCAATCCACCAAGAAAGAATGCTGAAATTGGCGATTGGGTTGCAAAATTAGCTGTAGTACGCATTTGGTGCTCGGCCCAGGCTTCTTCCATATTGCCTTCTGCATTGGTTATTGGAAAAGTTGT from Flavobacterium sp. W4I14 includes these protein-coding regions:
- a CDS encoding putative membrane protein (product_source=COG4818; cath_funfam=2.30.30.30; cog=COG4818; smart=SM01197; superfamily=48613; transmembrane_helix_parts=Inside_1_20,TMhelix_21_43,Outside_44_52,TMhelix_53_72,Inside_73_84,TMhelix_85_102,Outside_103_111,TMhelix_112_134,Inside_135_145), with product MVKPLNPIYFIIKKFRALRSGRFNLNVIIALMVKPLNLIYFIIKKFRALRSGRFNLNVIIALMPLNLIYFIIKKFRALRSGRFNLNVIIALMVKPLNLIYFIIKKFRALRSGRFNLNVIIALMVKPLNLIYFIIKKFRALSFELL
- a CDS encoding lysophospholipase L1-like esterase (product_source=COG2755; cath_funfam=3.40.50.1110; cog=COG2755; pfam=PF13472; superfamily=52266) — its product is MYWYEEEVKQLERAHCLDREHSGVIFYGSSSIRLWNSLEDDFDYMKVTNLGFGGSTLAACVWFFERIMIDYRPKALVVYAGDNDLGDGRNPEEIFIFFQQLMVKVNQRFGILPCYFISLKPSLTRWQMADQFRYTNNLIESEIIKLNSNWKFIDVFKKMLNKEGNPNPELYDHDGLHLSEEGYRLWATTVREKLG
- a CDS encoding esterase/lipase superfamily enzyme (product_source=COG4947; cath_funfam=3.40.50.1820; cog=COG4947; pfam=PF00756; superfamily=53474); this translates as MNREYHKWFSRNLQRDMELLVFGHAGRAVIFFPTRMARFYDYENWGIIASLSARIENGELQIFCVDSIDGESFYNDEVFPSVRIDRHLQYEKYLLEEVLSLIYEKNDGDYIETAGCSMGAYHAINLAMKYPWLFKKAVGISGRYDLTDNIGDFRDLLNGFHDEKVYFNMPAQYIANLNDDRLLSAVRNMEIILAVGETDPFLSGNQHLSSLLWEKGIPNQFHTWESNAHRPHYWRKMAPMYI